One genomic segment of Scomber japonicus isolate fScoJap1 chromosome 23, fScoJap1.pri, whole genome shotgun sequence includes these proteins:
- the echdc3 gene encoding enoyl-CoA hydratase domain-containing protein 3, mitochondrial, whose amino-acid sequence MARSLLCRAAGVLQLSRSTLRLEPRRFYGQTEPEPLTVSQQHNGIRRIILNNPRKRNALSLSMLESLRENILSDVDSDDLRVIILSAKGPVFSSGHDLKELTSAQGRNYHTQVFHTCSQVMTLIQDIPVPVIAMVNGVATAAGCQLVASCDIAVVTDKSTFATPGVNVGLFCSTPAVAIGRAVPRKVAMEMLFTGTPISAHDALLHGLVSKVVPEERLEEETLAIAQRVCEASRPVVALGKATFQRQMAQGRDAAYATASKVMVDNLALTEGQEGIRAFIEKRKPVWSHKVEKAHD is encoded by the exons atggctcGTAGTTTGCTGTGCAGAGCAGCGGGAGTCCTGCAGCTCAGCAGGTCCACTCTGCGGCTTGAACCCAGACGATTTTACGGTCAGACGGAACCGGAGCCGCTGACTGTCAGCCAGCAACACAACGGGATAAG gAGAATAATACTGAACAATCCCAGAAAGAGGAATGCTCTGTCGTTGTCCATGCTGGAGTCTCTCAGAGAGAACATCCTGTCTGATGTGGACAGCGATGATCTCAGAGTTATCATCTTATCAG ccAAAGGTCCAGTGTTTTCCTCTGGACACGACTTAAAGGAGTTGACGTCAGCTCAGGGCCGAAATTATCACACACAGGTGTTCCACACTTGTTCACAG GTAATGACTCTGATACAAGACATACCTGTCCCTGTTATCGCCATGGTGAACGGCGTTGCCACAGCGGCAGGTTGCCAGCTGGTTGCCAGCTGTGACATCGCCGTGGTGACGGACAAGTCCACCTTCGCCACTCCGGGTGTCAACGTGGGTTTGTTTTGCTCGACGCCGGCGGTGGCCATCGGCAGAGCTGTGCCGAGGAAG GTCGCCATGGAGATGCTGTTCACAGGAACTCCCATCTCGGCCCATGATGCTTTGCTGCACGGCCTGGTCAGTAAGGTGGTGCCAGAAGAGCGACTGGAGGAGGAGACGTTGGCCATCGCCCAGCGGGTGTGTGAGGCCAGCCGACCCGTCGTGGCTCTCGGCAAGGCCACTTTCCAAAG ACAAATGGCTCAAGGTCGAGATGCAGCATATGCCACCGCCTCCAAGGTGATGGTTGACAACCTGGCGCTgacagaaggacaggaggggaTCCGAGCCTTCATAGAGAAACGCAAACCAGTGTGGAGCCATAAAGTGGAAAAAGCCCATGACTGA
- the kcnj8 gene encoding ATP-sensitive inward rectifier potassium channel 8, with amino-acid sequence MGVNVKSFTSAFLFSIEVQVTIGFGGRMITEQCPTAITVLILQNIVGLIINAVMLGCIFMKTAQSNRRAETLIFSRHAVIAVRNNRLCFMIRIGDLRKSMIIGATVRLQVVRKTTTPEGEVIPIHQIDVQTESAIASNSLFLLAPLIICHIIDKTSPLYDLSAMELQCSDLEVIVILEGVVETTGITTQARTSYVSEEIQWGHRFVPIVTEEEGVYSVDYSKFGNTVKVTTPRCSARELDEKPSILIQTLQKSELSHQNSLRKRNSMRRNNSIRKGAGSSGSLRRNNSGLASPKVQFFTPGDSSQTLNAVT; translated from the exons atgggTGTGAATGTGAA GTCGTTCACGTCGGCCTTCCTGTTCTCCATCGAGGTTCAGGTGACCATCGGCTTCGGCGGACGCATGATAACGGAACAATGTCCGACCGCCATCACCGTCCTCATCCTGCAGAACATCGTCGGCCTCATCATCAACGCCGTCATGCTGG GTTGTATCTTCATGAAGACGGCTCAGTCCAACCGTCGAGCGGAGACGTTGATCTTCAGCCGTCACGCGGTGATCGCCGTTAGGAACAACCGTCTGTGCTTCATGATTCGTATCGGAGATCTGAGGAAGAGTATGATCATCGGAGCCACCGTCAGATTACAG GTGGTGAGAAAGACGACGACACCGGAGGGCGAGGTGATCCCCATCCATCAGATCGACGTCCAGACTGAGAGCGCCATCGCCAGTAACAGTCTGTTCCTCCTCGCTCCGCTCATCATCTGCCACATCATCGACAAAACCAG TCCGCTGTACGATCTCTCCGCCATGGAGCTGCAGTGCAGCGACCTGGAGGTGATCGTCATCCTGGAAGGCGTGGTGGAGACGACGGGCATCACCACGCAGGCCCGGACCTCCTACGTCTCCGAGGAGATCCAGTGGGGTCACCGCTTCGTTCCCATAGTAACGGAGGAGGAGGGCGTGTACTCTGTGGACTACTCCAAGTTTGGAAACACAGTCAAG GTAACGACGCCTCGCTGCAGCGCCAGAGAACTGGACGAGAAGCCTTCGATCTTAATCCAAACGCTGCAGAAGAGCGAGCTGTCGCACCAGAACTCGCTGAGGAAGCGTAACTCCATGCGACGCAACAACTCCATCCGTAAAGGCGCCGGAAGCAGCGGGAGCCTCCGCAGGAACAACTCGGGCCTCGCCTCACCCAAAGTCCAGTTCTTCACCCCCGGAGACAGCAGCCAAACCCTGAACGCCGTCACCTGA